A genomic segment from Ptychodera flava strain L36383 chromosome 19, AS_Pfla_20210202, whole genome shotgun sequence encodes:
- the LOC139119420 gene encoding FUN14 domain-containing protein 1B-like isoform X2, with the protein MPNDEHFEVIDLTRERRNEYIEKLLGDLSTKGAVTQIAVGGASGWVAGYVFQRVGRAAATAIGGGLILIRLAHYGGYIKINWQQVEKDVNQAQRQLTKEAKKMQRHNQEIQGYLHKIKQFCQQNVMLSSGFVGGFLLGIAF; encoded by the exons ATGATGAACACTTTGAGGTGATTGACCTGACAAGAGAAAGAAGGAATGAGTACATTGAGAAATTATTGGGAGATCTGAGTACAAAGGGAGCTGTCACTCAAATTGCAGTGGGCGGAGCCTCAGGATG GGTTGCAGGTTATGTGTTCCAGAGAGTTGGCAGAGCCGCTGCTACTGCTATTGGTGGAGGGCTCATTCTAATCAGG CTTGCTCACTATGGAGGCTACATCAAGATAAATTGGCAGCAAGTTGAGAAGGATGTGAACCAAGCACAGAGACAGTTGACCAAAGAAGCCAAGAAGATGCAAAGACATAACCAAGAGATACAAGGATATTTACATAAG ataaaacaattttgtcaacagaatgtGATGCTGTCAAGTGGTTTTGTCGGCGGATTTCTCCTGGGTATAGCATTTTGA
- the LOC139119420 gene encoding FUN14 domain-containing protein 1B-like isoform X1 yields MAEERQDDEHFEVIDLTRERRNEYIEKLLGDLSTKGAVTQIAVGGASGWVAGYVFQRVGRAAATAIGGGLILIRLAHYGGYIKINWQQVEKDVNQAQRQLTKEAKKMQRHNQEIQGYLHKIKQFCQQNVMLSSGFVGGFLLGIAF; encoded by the exons ATGATGAACACTTTGAGGTGATTGACCTGACAAGAGAAAGAAGGAATGAGTACATTGAGAAATTATTGGGAGATCTGAGTACAAAGGGAGCTGTCACTCAAATTGCAGTGGGCGGAGCCTCAGGATG GGTTGCAGGTTATGTGTTCCAGAGAGTTGGCAGAGCCGCTGCTACTGCTATTGGTGGAGGGCTCATTCTAATCAGG CTTGCTCACTATGGAGGCTACATCAAGATAAATTGGCAGCAAGTTGAGAAGGATGTGAACCAAGCACAGAGACAGTTGACCAAAGAAGCCAAGAAGATGCAAAGACATAACCAAGAGATACAAGGATATTTACATAAG ataaaacaattttgtcaacagaatgtGATGCTGTCAAGTGGTTTTGTCGGCGGATTTCTCCTGGGTATAGCATTTTGA